The Tenebrio molitor chromosome 3, icTenMoli1.1, whole genome shotgun sequence genome contains a region encoding:
- the MRP gene encoding multidrug resistance-associated protein 1 isoform X3: MAAGAMDKFCGSEFWNSSLSWYTSDPDLTKCFERTVLVWVPCVFLWTFSSLEVYYILHSKKRDIPWNWVNVSKLLGTAVLFVLTVTDLVTSINSSESDTYNVDIYTPIIKLLSFALSAVLLVYNRKYGLCTSGLQFLFWFLMALCGAIQFRTEVRGSREEIPESYYSYISYLIYYPFILIMLFLNCFADRAPRHSEYPKLQNPCPEEHSSFLSRLLFSWFDPLAWRGFRRPLVDSDLWDMKHEDSAAEVVPMFEKHWRKILQKSESNSSTHQTRASYKLDSARVDIVNSSSSKKQASILLALIKAFGPTFVFGAVLKLVQDLLTFVSPQILNLLIEFVKNKEDQWKGFFYAGLLFATATIQTIVLSQYFNRMFVVGMRIRTALVSAIYKKALKVSNKARKETTVGEIVNLMSVDAQKFIDLTAYINMIWSAPLQIVLALYFLWNILGPSVLAGLAVMIILIPVNGYIANKVKVLQIKQMKNKDERVKLMNEVLSGIKVLKLYAWEPSFENQILKIRSKEIQVLKEAAYMNAGTSFIWSCAPFLVSLVSFGTYVLVDESNVLDASKAFVSVSLFNILRFPLSMLPMMISNLVQAMVSIKRINHFMNAEELDPSSVSHDPSETAPLVIENGTFSWDDDQVLKNINIRLEKNSLSAVVGTVGSGKSSLISAFLGEMEKISGRVNTVGSIAYVAQQAWIQNASLRDNILFGKSFDKVLYDKVIESCALKPDFEMLPAGDQTEIGEKGINLSGGQKQRVSLARAVYANSDVYFLDDPLSAVDSHVGKHIFEKVLGPEGLLKNKTRVLVTHGITYLPQTDKIIVLKDGEVSESGTYQELLDKKGAFSEFLLQHINEVEEDVEELDVLKTQLSGTVVSEEINKKLSRHRSRVSESVSETGSDQTSLSLQRQKSSESADKNLLRHRSSSIEEPKKIPAKTDKLIEVEKAETGSVKWSVYKHYLRSIGVFLTVATIFLNMLFQGFSIGSNVWLGAWSDDKTIVVNNVTNTAKRDFYLGIYGALGIGQGLSSFVMSLSYAIGFIKAAVKTHETLLHNCFLWPLMTFDTTPLGRILNRFSNDINILDNVLPMTLQSGVTMVFTVVGTLVVISYTTPIFISVIVPIGILYYFIQRFYVATSRQLKRLESVSRSPIYSHFGETITGVQAIRAFREQERFIRESEHKVDVNQVCYYPSIISNRWLAVRLEMIGNLIILFAALFAVWGKDQNPGLVGLSVTYSLQITQTLNWLVRMTSDVETNIVAVERIKEYGEAPQEAAWEIPNKSPPSSWPEAGNVQFSKYAVRYRPGLDLVLKGVNFSINGGEKVGIVGRTGAGKSSLTLSLFRIIEAAEGEILIDGVNISSLGLHTLRSRLTIIPQDAVLFSGSLRMNLDPFDKHSDEEVWMALEHAHLKSFVKGLTAGLYHEVTEGGENLSVGQRQLICLSRALLRKTKVLVLDEATAAVDLETDDLIQRTIRTEFKDCTVLTIAHRLNTIMDSDRVIVLDQGKIVEFDSPSNLLKQQSIFYNMCKDAGLA; this comes from the exons atggCTGCAGGTGCGATGGATAAATTTTGTGGTTCCGAATTTTGG AACTCATCACTCTCATGGTACACAAGTGATCCGGATCTAACAAAATGTTTCGAAAGGACAGTGCTCGTTTGGGTTCCTTGTGTGTTTCTATGGACATTTTCGAGTTTAGAAGTTTACTACATATTACACAGCAAGAAACGTGATATACCATGGAATTGGGTAAATGTGTCGAAACTACTCGGAACTGCAGTTCTTTTTGTGTTAACAGTAACAGATTTAGTGACATCAATTAATTCTAGTGAAAGTGATACATACAATGTGGATATTTATACACCTATTATAAAGTTACTATCATTT gCTTTATCGGCCGTACTGTTGGTATACAATCGTAAATATGGCCTCTGTACTTCAGGTTTACAGTTTCTCTTTTGGTTCTTAATGGCGCTATGCGGTGCTATTCAATTCCGAACGGAAGTCAGGGGTTCTCGGGAGGAGATTCCCGAATCCTACTATTCCTACATCAGTTACTTAATTTATTATCCTTTCATTTTGATCatgttgtttttaaattgtttcgcCGATCGAGCCCCGAGACACAGCGAATACCCAAAGTTGCAG AACCCGTGCCCGGAAGAGCACAGTAGTTTCCTCTCTCGTTTGCTCTTTTCTTGGTTCGATCCTCTCGCGTGGAGAGGTTTCAGAAGGCCTCTTGTGGATTCAGATTTGTGGGACATGAAACACGAAGATTCAGCGGCAGAGGTAGTACCGATGTTCGAGAAGCACTGGCGTAAAATCTTGCAGAAATCGGAAAG TAACTCCTCCACACATCAAACTCGTGCTTCCTATAAACTAGACTCAGCACGTGTGGACATTGTCAACAGTTCCTCCAGCAAGAAGCAGGCGTCGATACTGTTAGCTCTCATCAAAGCTTTCGGACCTACGTTTGTGTTTGGTGCCGTTTTGAAGTTAGTTCAAGATCTTCTCACTTTCGTCAGCCCCCAGATATTGAA TTTGCTTATAGAGTTCGTGAAAAATAAGGAGGACCAGTGGAAAGGTTTTTTTTATGCCGGCTTGCTTTTCGCCACCGCCACTATCCAGACCATAGTACTGTCACAGTATTTCAACAGAATGTTCGTAGTAGGGATGAGGATTCGTACGGCTTTAGTTTCGGCCATTTACAAAAAAGCCTTGAAAGTTTCGAACAAAGCCCGCAAGGAGACCACAGTGGGAGAGATAGTGAATTTGATGTCCGTCGACGCTCAGAAGTTCATCGATCTGACCGCCTACATCAACATGATCTGGTCGGCGCCTCTGCAGATCGTTTTGGCGTTGTACTTCTTGTGGAATATCTTGGGGCCCTCGGTGTTGGCGGGGTTGGCTGTGATGATCATTTTGATTCCCGTCAACGGGTACATCGCGAACAAAGTCAAAGTTTTGCAAATCAAACAGATGAAAAACAAGGACGAAAGAGTCAAGTTGATGAACGAGGTCCTGAGCGGAATCAAAGTGCTCAAGTTGTACGCTTGGGAGCCAAGTtttgaaaatcaaattttgaaaatcaggTCTAAGGAGATACAGGTTTTGAAGGAAGCGGCTTATATGAATGCCGGGACGTCGTTCATATGGTCGTGTGCGCCGTTTTTG GTGTCACTAGTGTCTTTCGGTACATATGTCTTGGTGGACGAAAGTAACGTTCTTGATGCGAGTAAGGCCTTTGTATCTGTATCTCTCTTCAATATACTAAGGTTTCCGCTGAGCATGTTGCCAATGATGATATCGAACCTGGTCCAA GCCATGGTTTCTATCAAGAGAATCAATCATTTTATGAACGCGGAAGAACTGGATCCTAGCAGTGTTTCTCATGACCCCTCCGAAA CTGCCCCGTTAGTGATCGAGAACGGCACCTTCAGTTGGGACGATGACCAAGTCTTGAAAAACATAAACATCCGCCTGGAGAAGAATTCGCTGTCCGCAGTAGTGGGGACGGTGGGTTCTGGCAAAAGCAGTCTGATCTCGGCCTTCTTAGGCGAGATGGAGAAGATTTCAGGGCGCGTCAACACCGTCGGATCTATAGCTTACGTAGCCCAACAAGCTTGGATCCAGAATGCCAGTCTGAGAGATAACATTctcttcggaaaatcattcgACAAGGTGTTGTACGATAAAGTGATCGAATCTTGTGCCCTGAAACCAGATTTCGAAATGTTACCGGCCGGAGATCAGACTGAAATCGGCGAAAAGGGTATAAACTTGTCCGGAGGACAAAAACAGAGAGTCAGTCTTGCGCGTGCCGTTTACGCAAATTCAgacgtttattttttggatGATCCACTGAGCGCTGTGGACAGTCACGTGGGCAAGCACATTTTCGAAAAAGTGTTAGGACCCGAAGGGTTGCTCAAGAACAAGACTCGAGTCTTGGTCACTCACGGCATAACCTACTTACCTCAAACCGACAAGATTATTGTACTTAAGGATGGAGAAGTCTCCGAAAGCGGGACTTACCAGGAGCTGCTCGATAAGAAGGGAGCTTTCTCCGAATTCTTGTTGCAGCACATCAACGAAGTTGAAGAAGACGTGGAAG aGTTGGACGTGCTGAAGACTCAGCTCAGCGGAACCGTCGTTTCCGAAGagatcaataaaaaattgtctcgCCACAGGTCTCGAGTGTCGGAGTCGGTGTCCGAGACCGGATCAGATCAGACTAGTTTGTCGCTGCAAAGGCAAAAATCGTCCGAGAGCGCCGACAAGAACTTGCTGCGACATCGATCTAGTTCGATCGAAGAACCCAAAAAGATACCGGCCAAAACGGATAAATTGATTGAAGTGGAGAAGGCGGAAACGGGAAGTGTGAAGTGGAGCGTTTACAAACACTATCTGCGGTCGATAGGAGTATTTCTGACCGTGGCGACGATCTTTTTGAACATGTTGTTCCAGGGGTTCAGCATCGGATCTAACGTGTGGTTGG GTGCTTGGTCGGACGATAAGACTATCGTGGTCAACAACGTCACTAATACCGCGAAAAGAGACTTTTATCTCGGTATTTATGGTGCTTTAGGTATAGGACAAG GTCTTAGTTCCTTTGTTATGTCTCTGAGCTATGCAATAGGATTTATCAAAGCGGCTGTCAAGACACACGAAACCCTCTTGCATAACTGTTTTCTTTGGCCGTTGATGACGTTTGACACCACACCTCTAGGTCGAATTCTTAACAGATTTTCTAACGATATTAACATTTTGGATAATGTGTTACCAATGACTCTCCAATCAGGTGTTACCATGGTGTTTACG GTGGTGGGCACCTTAGTTGTGATCAGTTATACCACACCGATTTTCATCAGTGTTATTGTACCGATAGGAATCTTGTACTATTTCATTCAAAGATTTTACGTAGCGACGTCGAGACAGTTGAAACGTTTAGAATCGGTGTCTCGTTCGCCGATTTATTCGCATTTCGGCGAGACCATCACGGGAGTGCAAGCGATCAGAGCGTTCCGAGAACAGGAACGATTTATTCGAGAATCTGAACATAAAGTCGACGTCAATCAAGTCTGTTATTATCCGAGTATCATCTCGAACAGATGGCTGGCAGTCAGGCTGGAAATGATAGGAAATTTGATCATTCTGTTCGCCGCCCTGTTCGCGGTCTGGGGGAAAGATCAGAATCCCGGATTGGTTGGACTTTCTGTCACCTACTCGCTGCAG ATAACACAAACTTTGAACTGGTTGGTGCGGATGACCTCCGACGTCGAAACCAACATCGTAGCAGTGGAACGTATTAAGGAATACGGCGAGGCCCCTCAGGAAGCCGCTTGGGAAATCCCCAACAAAAGCCCGCCGTCCTCGTGGCCCGAAGCGGGAAATGTCCAATTCAGCAAATACGCAGTCAGATACAGACCGGGCCTGGACCTGGTCCTAAAAGGGGTAAACTTCAGCATAAACGGCGGCGAAAAGGTCGGAATTGTGGGAAGAACCGGAGCGGGAAAATCCAGTCTCACTTTATCTCTATTTAG GATTATCGAAGCTGCCGAAGGGGAAATCCTTATAGATGGAGTGAATATATCGAGCTTAGGTCTGCACACGTTGCGTTCCCGGCTCACGATTATCCCACAGGATGCCGTTCTATTCTCGGGATCGCTCCGAATGAACTTGGACCCGTTCGATAAGCACAGCGACGAGGAAGTGTGGATGGCTTTGGAGCACGCCCATTTAAAATCGTTCGTGAAGG GTTTGACGGCCGGTTTGTACCATGAGGTGACAGAAGGAGGCGAAAATCTGTCGGTCGGACAGAGACAGTTGATCTGTCTGAGTAGAGCGTTGTTGAGGAAGACGAAGGTGCTGGTCTTGGACGAGGCGACTGCCGCTGTCGATTTGGAAACGGATGATTTGATCCAGAGAACCATCAGGACTGAGTTTAAAGATTGCACAGTCTTAACCATAGCCCACAGATTAAACACAATTATGGACTCTGATAGAGTCATAGTTTTAGATCAAGGCAAGATAGTGGAGTTCGATTCTCCTTCGAATTTACTTAAACAACAATCAATATTCTACAATATGTGCAAAGATGCAGGGTTAGCTTGA
- the MRP gene encoding multidrug resistance-associated protein 1 isoform X2: MAAGAMDKFCGSEFWNSSLSWYTSDPDLTKCFERTVLVWVPCVFLWTFSSLEVYYILHSKKRDIPWNWVNVSKLLGTAVLFVLTVTDLVTSINSSESDTYNVDIYTPIIKLLSFALSAVLLVYNRKYGLCTSGLQFLFWFLMALCGAIQFRTEVRGSREEIPESYYSYISYLIYYPFILIMLFLNCFADRAPRHSEYPKLQNPCPEEHSSFLSRLLFSWFDPLAWRGFRRPLVDSDLWDMKHEDSAAEVVPMFEKHWRKILQKSESNSSTHQTRASYKLDSARVDIVNSSSSKKQASILLALIKAFGPTFVFGAVLKLVQDLLTFVSPQILNLLIEFVKNKEDQWKGFFYAGLLFATATIQTIVLSQYFNRMFVVGMRIRTALVSAIYKKALKVSNKARKETTVGEIVNLMSVDAQKFIDLTAYINMIWSAPLQIVLALYFLWNILGPSVLAGLAVMIILIPVNGYIANKVKVLQIKQMKNKDERVKLMNEVLSGIKVLKLYAWEPSFENQILKIRSKEIQVLKEAAYMNAGTSFIWSCAPFLVSLLTFAVFIYSDSNNVMTPSVAFVSLSLFSIMRMPMSLLPMMIVYLVEAMVSIKRINHFMNAEELDPSSVSHDPSETAPLVIENGTFSWDDDQVLKNINIRLEKNSLSAVVGTVGSGKSSLISAFLGEMEKISGRVNTVGSIAYVAQQAWIQNASLRDNILFGKSFDKVLYDKVIESCALKPDFEMLPAGDQTEIGEKGINLSGGQKQRVSLARAVYANSDVYFLDDPLSAVDSHVGKHIFEKVLGPEGLLKNKTRVLVTHGITYLPQTDKIIVLKDGEVSESGTYQELLDKKGAFSEFLLQHINEVEEDVEELDVLKTQLSGTVVSEEINKKLSRHRSRVSESVSETGSDQTSLSLQRQKSSESADKNLLRHRSSSIEEPKKIPAKTDKLIEVEKAETGSVKWSVYKHYLRSIGVFLTVATIFLNMLFQGFSIGSNVWLGAWSDDKTIVVNNVTNTAKRDFYLGIYGALGIGQALAILLSALTLYIGALNGARILHHLLLSNILRVPCTTFFDVTPVGRILNRFSKDIDTLDNILPMTLRGWITCFFSVVGTLVVISYTTPIFISVIVPIGILYYFIQRFYVATSRQLKRLESVSRSPIYSHFGETITGVQAIRAFREQERFIRESEHKVDVNQVCYYPSIISNRWLAVRLEMIGNLIILFAALFAVWGKDQNPGLVGLSVTYSLQITQTLNWLVRMTSDVETNIVAVERIKEYGEAPQEAAWEIPNKSPPSSWPEAGNVQFSKYAVRYRPGLDLVLKGVNFSINGGEKVGIVGRTGAGKSSLTLSLFRIIEAAEGEILIDGVNISSLGLHTLRSRLTIIPQDAVLFSGSLRMNLDPFDKHSDEEVWMALEHAHLKSFVKGLTAGLYHEVTEGGENLSVGQRQLICLSRALLRKTKVLVLDEATAAVDLETDDLIQRTIRTEFKDCTVLTIAHRLNTIMDSDRVIVLDQGKIVEFDSPSNLLKQQSIFYNMCKDAGLA; encoded by the exons atggCTGCAGGTGCGATGGATAAATTTTGTGGTTCCGAATTTTGG AACTCATCACTCTCATGGTACACAAGTGATCCGGATCTAACAAAATGTTTCGAAAGGACAGTGCTCGTTTGGGTTCCTTGTGTGTTTCTATGGACATTTTCGAGTTTAGAAGTTTACTACATATTACACAGCAAGAAACGTGATATACCATGGAATTGGGTAAATGTGTCGAAACTACTCGGAACTGCAGTTCTTTTTGTGTTAACAGTAACAGATTTAGTGACATCAATTAATTCTAGTGAAAGTGATACATACAATGTGGATATTTATACACCTATTATAAAGTTACTATCATTT gCTTTATCGGCCGTACTGTTGGTATACAATCGTAAATATGGCCTCTGTACTTCAGGTTTACAGTTTCTCTTTTGGTTCTTAATGGCGCTATGCGGTGCTATTCAATTCCGAACGGAAGTCAGGGGTTCTCGGGAGGAGATTCCCGAATCCTACTATTCCTACATCAGTTACTTAATTTATTATCCTTTCATTTTGATCatgttgtttttaaattgtttcgcCGATCGAGCCCCGAGACACAGCGAATACCCAAAGTTGCAG AACCCGTGCCCGGAAGAGCACAGTAGTTTCCTCTCTCGTTTGCTCTTTTCTTGGTTCGATCCTCTCGCGTGGAGAGGTTTCAGAAGGCCTCTTGTGGATTCAGATTTGTGGGACATGAAACACGAAGATTCAGCGGCAGAGGTAGTACCGATGTTCGAGAAGCACTGGCGTAAAATCTTGCAGAAATCGGAAAG TAACTCCTCCACACATCAAACTCGTGCTTCCTATAAACTAGACTCAGCACGTGTGGACATTGTCAACAGTTCCTCCAGCAAGAAGCAGGCGTCGATACTGTTAGCTCTCATCAAAGCTTTCGGACCTACGTTTGTGTTTGGTGCCGTTTTGAAGTTAGTTCAAGATCTTCTCACTTTCGTCAGCCCCCAGATATTGAA TTTGCTTATAGAGTTCGTGAAAAATAAGGAGGACCAGTGGAAAGGTTTTTTTTATGCCGGCTTGCTTTTCGCCACCGCCACTATCCAGACCATAGTACTGTCACAGTATTTCAACAGAATGTTCGTAGTAGGGATGAGGATTCGTACGGCTTTAGTTTCGGCCATTTACAAAAAAGCCTTGAAAGTTTCGAACAAAGCCCGCAAGGAGACCACAGTGGGAGAGATAGTGAATTTGATGTCCGTCGACGCTCAGAAGTTCATCGATCTGACCGCCTACATCAACATGATCTGGTCGGCGCCTCTGCAGATCGTTTTGGCGTTGTACTTCTTGTGGAATATCTTGGGGCCCTCGGTGTTGGCGGGGTTGGCTGTGATGATCATTTTGATTCCCGTCAACGGGTACATCGCGAACAAAGTCAAAGTTTTGCAAATCAAACAGATGAAAAACAAGGACGAAAGAGTCAAGTTGATGAACGAGGTCCTGAGCGGAATCAAAGTGCTCAAGTTGTACGCTTGGGAGCCAAGTtttgaaaatcaaattttgaaaatcaggTCTAAGGAGATACAGGTTTTGAAGGAAGCGGCTTATATGAATGCCGGGACGTCGTTCATATGGTCGTGTGCGCCGTTTTTG GTGAGTCTGCTCACCTTTGCAGTATTCATCTACAGCGACTCAAACAACGTAATGACACCGTCAGTGGCGTTTGTTTCACTTTCTTTGTTTAGCATAATGCGAATGCCAATGTCGTTACTGCCGATGATGATCGTGTACTTAGTCGAG GCCATGGTTTCTATCAAGAGAATCAATCATTTTATGAACGCGGAAGAACTGGATCCTAGCAGTGTTTCTCATGACCCCTCCGAAA CTGCCCCGTTAGTGATCGAGAACGGCACCTTCAGTTGGGACGATGACCAAGTCTTGAAAAACATAAACATCCGCCTGGAGAAGAATTCGCTGTCCGCAGTAGTGGGGACGGTGGGTTCTGGCAAAAGCAGTCTGATCTCGGCCTTCTTAGGCGAGATGGAGAAGATTTCAGGGCGCGTCAACACCGTCGGATCTATAGCTTACGTAGCCCAACAAGCTTGGATCCAGAATGCCAGTCTGAGAGATAACATTctcttcggaaaatcattcgACAAGGTGTTGTACGATAAAGTGATCGAATCTTGTGCCCTGAAACCAGATTTCGAAATGTTACCGGCCGGAGATCAGACTGAAATCGGCGAAAAGGGTATAAACTTGTCCGGAGGACAAAAACAGAGAGTCAGTCTTGCGCGTGCCGTTTACGCAAATTCAgacgtttattttttggatGATCCACTGAGCGCTGTGGACAGTCACGTGGGCAAGCACATTTTCGAAAAAGTGTTAGGACCCGAAGGGTTGCTCAAGAACAAGACTCGAGTCTTGGTCACTCACGGCATAACCTACTTACCTCAAACCGACAAGATTATTGTACTTAAGGATGGAGAAGTCTCCGAAAGCGGGACTTACCAGGAGCTGCTCGATAAGAAGGGAGCTTTCTCCGAATTCTTGTTGCAGCACATCAACGAAGTTGAAGAAGACGTGGAAG aGTTGGACGTGCTGAAGACTCAGCTCAGCGGAACCGTCGTTTCCGAAGagatcaataaaaaattgtctcgCCACAGGTCTCGAGTGTCGGAGTCGGTGTCCGAGACCGGATCAGATCAGACTAGTTTGTCGCTGCAAAGGCAAAAATCGTCCGAGAGCGCCGACAAGAACTTGCTGCGACATCGATCTAGTTCGATCGAAGAACCCAAAAAGATACCGGCCAAAACGGATAAATTGATTGAAGTGGAGAAGGCGGAAACGGGAAGTGTGAAGTGGAGCGTTTACAAACACTATCTGCGGTCGATAGGAGTATTTCTGACCGTGGCGACGATCTTTTTGAACATGTTGTTCCAGGGGTTCAGCATCGGATCTAACGTGTGGTTGG GTGCTTGGTCGGACGATAAGACTATCGTGGTCAACAACGTCACTAATACCGCGAAAAGAGACTTTTATCTCGGTATTTATGGTGCTTTAGGTATAGGACAAG CTCTTGCCATATTGTTATCGGCGCTGACATTATACATAGGAGCGTTAAACGGAGCTCGAATACTTCACCACCTGCTACTGTCAAACATTTTACGAGTTCCTTGTACAACGTTTTTCGATGTAACTCCAGTCGGACGAATCTTAAACAGATTCTCCAAAGACATTGACACTTTGGACAACATATTACCGATGACTCTCAGAGGATGGATCACTTGTTTTTTTTcg GTGGTGGGCACCTTAGTTGTGATCAGTTATACCACACCGATTTTCATCAGTGTTATTGTACCGATAGGAATCTTGTACTATTTCATTCAAAGATTTTACGTAGCGACGTCGAGACAGTTGAAACGTTTAGAATCGGTGTCTCGTTCGCCGATTTATTCGCATTTCGGCGAGACCATCACGGGAGTGCAAGCGATCAGAGCGTTCCGAGAACAGGAACGATTTATTCGAGAATCTGAACATAAAGTCGACGTCAATCAAGTCTGTTATTATCCGAGTATCATCTCGAACAGATGGCTGGCAGTCAGGCTGGAAATGATAGGAAATTTGATCATTCTGTTCGCCGCCCTGTTCGCGGTCTGGGGGAAAGATCAGAATCCCGGATTGGTTGGACTTTCTGTCACCTACTCGCTGCAG ATAACACAAACTTTGAACTGGTTGGTGCGGATGACCTCCGACGTCGAAACCAACATCGTAGCAGTGGAACGTATTAAGGAATACGGCGAGGCCCCTCAGGAAGCCGCTTGGGAAATCCCCAACAAAAGCCCGCCGTCCTCGTGGCCCGAAGCGGGAAATGTCCAATTCAGCAAATACGCAGTCAGATACAGACCGGGCCTGGACCTGGTCCTAAAAGGGGTAAACTTCAGCATAAACGGCGGCGAAAAGGTCGGAATTGTGGGAAGAACCGGAGCGGGAAAATCCAGTCTCACTTTATCTCTATTTAG GATTATCGAAGCTGCCGAAGGGGAAATCCTTATAGATGGAGTGAATATATCGAGCTTAGGTCTGCACACGTTGCGTTCCCGGCTCACGATTATCCCACAGGATGCCGTTCTATTCTCGGGATCGCTCCGAATGAACTTGGACCCGTTCGATAAGCACAGCGACGAGGAAGTGTGGATGGCTTTGGAGCACGCCCATTTAAAATCGTTCGTGAAGG GTTTGACGGCCGGTTTGTACCATGAGGTGACAGAAGGAGGCGAAAATCTGTCGGTCGGACAGAGACAGTTGATCTGTCTGAGTAGAGCGTTGTTGAGGAAGACGAAGGTGCTGGTCTTGGACGAGGCGACTGCCGCTGTCGATTTGGAAACGGATGATTTGATCCAGAGAACCATCAGGACTGAGTTTAAAGATTGCACAGTCTTAACCATAGCCCACAGATTAAACACAATTATGGACTCTGATAGAGTCATAGTTTTAGATCAAGGCAAGATAGTGGAGTTCGATTCTCCTTCGAATTTACTTAAACAACAATCAATATTCTACAATATGTGCAAAGATGCAGGGTTAGCTTGA